One window from the genome of Acuticoccus sp. I52.16.1 encodes:
- a CDS encoding FAD-binding oxidoreductase, which translates to MSRSAIVVGAGIAGLSTAWALNRRGFEVTVIEQGPIPNPRASSYDEHRITRYAYGPWEGYAYMMPAAFAMYERLFQDIGANHLAPSSVVYFERGDSGWYEPVKRNLAEMGRSARDIPLAEVPDRFPMVNTAGLTRAVETEGGGMLFPIRILTDMVVALAARGVTLVADTEVTAVDPDGGTVVAGAAEFKADHVVIAAGAWVNRITDAVAGDVVASRQAVMYLAPPPDLARLWAEVPILCDLGTESGTYTLPPRRGTRLKVGDHVFTRRGDAAGDRIATVDDLARLMRAAPLAYNDFHRYRIIERKICFYTVTRDPSEEFQVRPWGTKAWIQSACSGHGFKLGPLIGDAVAAAIAGERDPAETTRFAAGRMTKPECDAFTARTAQAAQ; encoded by the coding sequence ATGAGCCGCTCCGCCATCGTCGTCGGCGCCGGGATCGCCGGCCTCTCGACCGCCTGGGCGCTGAACCGCCGCGGCTTCGAGGTCACGGTGATCGAGCAGGGCCCGATCCCCAACCCGCGCGCCTCGTCCTACGACGAGCACCGCATCACCCGCTACGCCTACGGACCGTGGGAAGGCTACGCCTACATGATGCCGGCCGCGTTCGCGATGTACGAGCGGTTGTTCCAGGACATCGGCGCGAACCACCTCGCCCCGTCCTCGGTGGTCTACTTCGAGCGCGGCGACAGCGGCTGGTACGAGCCGGTGAAGCGCAATCTCGCCGAGATGGGCCGCTCCGCCCGCGACATCCCGCTCGCCGAGGTGCCGGACCGCTTCCCGATGGTGAACACCGCCGGCCTGACGCGCGCGGTGGAGACCGAAGGCGGCGGCATGCTGTTCCCGATCCGCATCCTGACCGACATGGTGGTCGCGCTCGCGGCGCGCGGCGTGACCCTCGTCGCCGACACCGAAGTCACCGCGGTCGACCCCGACGGCGGCACGGTCGTCGCCGGCGCGGCCGAGTTCAAGGCCGACCACGTGGTCATCGCTGCCGGCGCCTGGGTGAACCGCATCACCGACGCGGTGGCGGGCGACGTCGTCGCCTCGCGCCAGGCGGTGATGTACCTCGCGCCGCCGCCGGACCTCGCGCGGCTCTGGGCCGAGGTCCCGATCCTGTGCGACCTCGGCACCGAATCGGGCACCTACACCCTCCCCCCGCGGCGCGGCACGCGGCTGAAGGTGGGCGACCACGTCTTCACCCGGCGGGGCGACGCGGCGGGCGACCGGATCGCGACCGTGGACGACCTCGCGCGGCTGATGCGCGCCGCCCCGCTCGCCTACAACGATTTCCACCGCTACCGGATCATCGAGAGGAAGATCTGCTTCTACACCGTCACGCGCGACCCCTCGGAGGAATTCCAGGTGCGCCCGTGGGGCACGAAGGCGTGGATCCAGAGCGCCTGCTCGGGCCACGGCTTCAAGCTCGGCCCGCTGATCGGCGACGCGGTGGCAGCAGCGATCGCCGGTGAGCGCGACCCGGCCGAGACCACCCGCTTCGCCGCCGGCCGCATGACCAAGCCCGAGTGCGACGCCTTCACCGCCCGAACGGCACAAGCGGCACAATAA